GACAATTGTTATAACGTCCGATACAATCATGAATATAAATATTTTTAGTGGGTTTCATGGACATTGCTTTAATACAAATTCCATCATCGCCGGAAATGCTGTAAAATTTACTTATTTCAACATTCTTACACCCACTGATATCGATCCCGTCTTCATTATTGACCCCGGTATAACACCTGACCCTGACATTTTCAAAAGATAAATTTTCGCATCCTTCATAATATTGAGTCCAATTGGCGCTTCTGATAAGGCTAATATCCTGAACTTTGACATTTTTGCATTCAACCATACGGATTAGCCGGGGTCTTTCATACTCATTATTCCGCCCCCCCCAGGGATAACCTTCCCTCAAAGCATAACCGTCAATAATACCTCCTCCCTTTATCGCCACATTCTTTTTTCGGTCAGCATATATAAACTGAAAATTTTCATTTGAACGAAATGATTGTAACGAACAAATTTTAGCAGGAAAGTCGGCATGTAACGCCGATGCCCTTAATAATGCCCCTTCAGCAACAAAAAGTGTAACATTATCCTTTAATTCCAAGGTCCCGGAAATAAAGATCCCGTCATGCAGATAAACAGAACCGCCACCATTTGCAGAGCAGGCATCAATGGTTGACTGGATTGCCAAAGTATTATTTGTTTTGTTATCTCCTTTTGCTCCATAATTCAAAACATCAAAAACCCTGCCTTCCGGTTTTACCATAGAAGGAAATGCATTTGTAGGATTAACGATAACAATAAACATAGATTGTTCATTACTCCCATTTGCACCCAAAACGACTGAATCACCCTTCTGAAAACTCTTTTTAAACAATTCAAAAACCTGATTTTCAGAATTAACAATAAATTTTCCAGTTTTAGTGTATGAGTTTAACCAGGCAGGTTTTTCTTTTATCCCAGTACTATGGGCAATATATACTTCTGCATCAGCTGAAAGCTGGAACGAGGCAATGACAGATTTATCGAAAAATTTCGATTTGTATGAAGTCTGTATCCAGTCGGCCCCATATAATTCAGCAGGCATTTTTATGATGTCCAACAGGGTATCTCCATACATTTGTGCACCAGCGTGTAAATTACCAAGCTCAATCCAATGCGAAGCATTGTAATTATCTGTCCAAACATCATGAATATCCAGATTTTTGATTAATCTGGTATTTCCAAACGAACAAATTCCCATTTCCAAAAGGAATAATAAAAAAACAATGTACTTTAAATATTTCATTCGAATACAGTTTAATTTTTAAAGGACTTATAGAACGCCATGTTTGCTATTTCATCATTATTTTGTGTTTATCCGCAAACATGTTGGCTTCATACTTTACTTTATTTTTCGTGGCATTATAAAATGAAGGATAATTCTGATCACTTAACAATATTGAGCATATTTATTACCATTTGCACGGCTGATTCGTCATAACGGATTCCATAAAGTCCATTCTGACCATA
The nucleotide sequence above comes from Bacteroidota bacterium. Encoded proteins:
- a CDS encoding glycosyl hydrolase family 28 protein translates to MKYLKYIVFLLFLLEMGICSFGNTRLIKNLDIHDVWTDNYNASHWIELGNLHAGAQMYGDTLLDIIKMPAELYGADWIQTSYKSKFFDKSVIASFQLSADAEVYIAHSTGIKEKPAWLNSYTKTGKFIVNSENQVFELFKKSFQKGDSVVLGANGSNEQSMFIVIVNPTNAFPSMVKPEGRVFDVLNYGAKGDNKTNNTLAIQSTIDACSANGGGSVYLHDGIFISGTLELKDNVTLFVAEGALLRASALHADFPAKICSLQSFRSNENFQFIYADRKKNVAIKGGGIIDGYALREGYPWGGRNNEYERPRLIRMVECKNVKVQDISLIRSANWTQYYEGCENLSFENVRVRCYTGVNNEDGIDISGCKNVEISKFYSISGDDGICIKAMSMKPTKNIYIHDCIGRYNNCHAVKIGTETHGIVKNMLVKNVTSFTRYGIAIEAVDGADVKNITYDGITLTDCSTPLFIRLGNRGRIFKGGPTKAPISHMKNITVRNITNNDIHYVLAKGGPGVGSAIGGIPERKIENLLIENCNLKYYGSIMDTSYIYRNPPENVDKYPEFNIYGICPAYGLYVRHVKNLNCKNVNITCKNEDVRPAVVLDDVEKYKINNLNCQKFSKTKPGIIWDKVKGTVLNIKN